A genomic segment from Salmo trutta chromosome 38, fSalTru1.1, whole genome shotgun sequence encodes:
- the LOC115178669 gene encoding cytochrome P450 3A27, whose amino-acid sequence MMSFLPYFSAETWTLLALLITLIVVYGYWPYGVFTKMGIPGPKPLPYVGTMMEYKKGITNFDTECFQKYGRIWGIYDGRQPVLCIMDKSMIKTILIKECYNIFINRRDFHLNGEMFDALSVAEDDTWRRIRSVLSPSFTSGRLKEMFGIMKQHSANLLNGMKKQADKDQTIEVKEFFGPYSMDVVTSTAFSVDIDSLNNPSDPFVSNVKKMIKFDLLNPLFFLVALFPFTGPILEKMKFSFFPTEVTDFFYASLAKIKSGRDAGNSTSRVDFLQLMIDSQKGSDTKTGEDQTKGLTDHEILSQAMLFIFAGYETSSSTMSFLAYNLATNPHVMTKLQEEIDTVFPNKAPIQYEALVQMDYLDCVLNESLRLYPISPRLERVAKKTVEINGIVIPKDCVVLVPTWTLHRDPEIWSDPEEFKPERFSKENKESIDPNTYMPFGAGPRNCIGMRFALIMIKLAMVEILQSFTFYVCDETEIPLEMDKQLLLMPKRPIKMRLEPRINTSSNTTATSL is encoded by the exons ATGATGAGTTTTCTGCCATACTTCTCCGCTGAGACCTGGACCCTCCTGGCCCTCCTCATCACCCTAATAGTAGT GTATGGGTACTGGCCCTATGGTGTTTTCACTAAGATGGGCATCCCTGGTCCCAAACCCCTACCTTACGTTGGCACAATGATGGAGTATAAAAAG gGCATCACAAACTTTGACACAGAGTGCTTTCAGAAGTATGGGAGAATCTGGGG GATCTATGATGGGAGGCAGCCTGTTTTGTGTATCATGGACAAAAGCATGATCAAGACCATCCTGATTAAAGAGTGTTACAACATTTTCATCAACCGcagg GACTTCCATCTGAACGGTGAGATGTTTGATGCGTTGTCCGTTGCCGAGGACGATACATGGAGACGGATCCGTagtgtcctctctccttcctttaccTCTGGACGACTAAAAGAG ATGTTTGGTATCATGAAGCAGCACTCTGCTAACCTGCTGAACGGAATGAAGAAGCAGGCAGATAAAGACCAGACTATCGAAGTGAAGGA gttctttGGGCCCTACAGTATGGACGTGGTCACCAGCACAGCCTTCAGTGTGGACATTGACTCTCTGAACAACCCTTCAGACCCCTTCGTCTCCAATGTCAAGAAGATGATCAAGTTTGACCTGTTAAACCCACTGTTCTTCCTAGtcg CTTTGTTTCCCTTCACAGGTCCTATCTTGGAGAAGATGAAGTTTTCTTTCTTCCCGACTGAGGTGACGGACTTCTTTTACGCCTCGCTGGCTAAGATCAAATCTGGACGTGACGCTGGGAACTCAACT AGTCGGGTGGATTTCTTACAACTGATGATCGACTCTCAGAAAGGCAGCGACACAAAGacaggagaggatcagactaAAG gaCTGACTGATCATGAGATCTTGTCTCAGGCCATGCTCTTCATCTTCGCCGGCTACGAGACCAGCAGCAGTACTATGAGTTTCCTGGCCTATAACCTGGCAACCAACCCCCATgtcatgaccaaactgcaggaggagatagatactgtattccccaacaag GCTCCAATCCAGTACGAAGCTCTGGTGCAGATGGACTATTTGGACTGTGTGTTGAACGAGTCTCTGAGACTGTACCCCATCTCCCCACGACTGGAGAGGGTCGCCAAGAAGACAGTGGAGATCAACGGCATCGTCATCCCCAAAGACTGCGTTGTCCTGGTTCCCACGTGGACCCTCCACCGTGACCCAGAGATCTGGTCAGACCCTGAGGAGTTCAAACCAGAGAG GTTCAGTAAGGAGAACAAGGAGTCTATTGATCCGAACACGTACATGCCGTTTGGGGCGGGGCCCAGGAACTGTATCGGGATGCGTTTCGCCCTGATCATGATCAAACTGGCCATGGTCGAGATCCTCCAGAGTTTCACTTTCTACGTCTGTGACGAGACCGAG
- the LOC115178672 gene encoding cytochrome P450 3A27, with the protein MSFLPYFSAETWTLLALLITLIVVYGYWPYGVFTKMGVPGPKPLPYFGTMMEYKKGFTNFDTECFQKYGRIWGIYDGRQPVLCIMDKSMIKTVLIKECYNIFTNRRNFHLNGELFDALSVAEDDTWRRIRSVLSPSFTSGRLKEMFGIMKQHSSNLLSGMKKQADKDQTIEVKEFFGPYSMDVVTSTAFSVDIDSLNNPSDPFVSNVKKMLKFDLFNPLFLLVALFPFTGPILEKMKFSFFPTAVTDFFYASLAKIKSGRDAGNSTSRVDFLQLMIDSQKGNDTKTGEDQTKGLTDHEILSQAMIFIFAGYETSSSTMSFLAYNLATNPHTMTKLQEEIDTVIPNKAPIQYEALTQMDYLDCVLNESLRLYPIAPRLERVAKKTVEINGIVIPKDCIVLVPTWTLHRDPEIWSDPEEFKPERFSKENKESIDPYTYMPFGAGPRNCIGMRFALIMIKLAMVEILQSFTFSVCDETEIPLEMDNQGLLMPKRPIKLRLEPRNNTPSNTTAISL; encoded by the exons ATGAGTTTTCTGCCATACTTCTCCGCTGAGACCTGGACCCTCCTGGCCCTCCTCATCACCCTAATAGTAGT GTATGGGTACTGGCCCTATGGTGTTTTCACTAAGATGGGTGTCCCTGGTCCCAAACCCCTACCTTACTTTGGCACAATGATGGAGTATAAAAAG ggTTTCACTAACTTTGACACAGAGTGCTTTCAGAAGTACGGGAGAATCTGGGG GATCTATGATGGGAGGCAGCCTGTTCTGTGTATCATGGACAAAAGCATGATCAAGACCGTCCTGATTAAAGAGTGTTACAACATCTTCACCAACCGcagg AACTTCCATCTGAACGGCGAGCTATTTGATGCGTTGTCCGTCGCCGAGGACGATACATGGAGACGGATCCGCAGTGTCCTCTCACCTTCCTTTACCTCTGGACGACTAAAAGAG atgtttGGTATCATGAAGCAGCACTCTTCTAACCTGCTGAGCGGAATGAAGAAGCAGGCAGATAAAGACCAGACCATCGAAGTGAAGGA gttctttGGGCCCTACAGTATGGACGTGGTCACCAGCACAGCCTTCAGTGTGGACATTGACTCTCTGAACAACCCTTCAGACCCCTTCGTTTCCAACGTCAAGAAGATGCTCAAGTTTGACCTgttcaacccactgttcctcctCGTCG cttTGTTTCCCTTCACTGGTCCTATCTTGGAGAAGATGAAGTTTTCTTTCTTCCCGACTGCGGTGACAGACTTCTTTTACGCCTCGCTGGCTAAGATCAAATCTGGACGTGACGCTGGGAACTCAACT AGTCGGGTGGATTTCTTACAGCTGATGATCGACTCTCAGAAAGGCAACGACACAAAGacaggagaggatcagactaAAG gaCTGACTGATCATGAGATCTTGTCTCAGGCCATGATCTTCATCTTCGCCGGCTACGAGACCAGCAGCAGTACAATGAGTTTCCTGGCCTATAACCTGGCAAccaacccccacaccatgaccaaactgcaggaggagatagatactgtgatccccaacaag GCTCCAATCCAGTACGAAGCTCTGACGCAGATGGACTATTTGGACTGTGTGTTGAACGAGTCTCTGAGACTGTACCCCATCGCCCCGCGACTGGAGAGGGTCGCCAAGAAGACGGTGGAGATTAACGGCATCGTCATCCCCAAAGACTGCATTGTCCTGGTTCCCACGTGGACCCTCCACCGTGACCCAGAGATCTGGTCAGACCCTGAGGAGTTCAAACCAGAGAG GTTCAGTAAGGAGAACAAGGAGTCTATTGATCCGTACACGTACATGCCGTTTGGGGCGGGGCCCAGGAACTGTATCGGGATGCGTTTCGCCCTGATCATGATCAAACTGGCCATGGTCGAGATCCTCCAGAGTTTCACTTTCTCCGTCTGCGACGAGACCGAG ATCCCATTGGAGATGGACAACCAGGGTCTGCTGATGCCAAAACGACCAATCAAACTGAGGCTGGAGCCCCGTAACAACACCCCTAGCAACACCACCGCTATCTCTCTTTAG